A section of the Malus sylvestris chromosome 17, drMalSylv7.2, whole genome shotgun sequence genome encodes:
- the LOC126611329 gene encoding putative UPF0481 protein At3g02645, giving the protein MSSLQQTFSSKSSSNFNEFQWVIQIRKTLEEELDDDSEIPVSVFNVPKTLLASDPDSYTPQEVAIGPYHYLRPELYEMERYKVAAAKRTQKNLQCLKFQNLVDQLINLEPRIRACYHKYLDFNGETLGWMMAIDASFLLEILQVYGAKEGKILTRVSSKMSRLVDYSGRNSAHHSILRDLVMLENQIPLFVLRKMSEFLFQSLETADEMLLSMLMGLCKELSPFKMKDEDLPKIKVSECAHLLDFLYQMITPILERQPSEIVEAEFVEAEDQGEGTDEDKESKSTKSPNNVKQFLEEVWKLLSKLSKGPVRLLKKILVSGPIKVIFKLPWTILSSLPGFALLKQPVAYLFSSQDKEEIKPENESSVNRPPLVEEITIPSVSDLMKSGVRFVPTNGCISSVSFDPKTVTLYLPATSLDVNTEVILRNLVAYEASNASGQLVFTRYTEMMNGIIDTEEDAKLLREKGIILNHLKSDEEVANLFNGMSKSIRLTKVPFLDQAIEDVNKYYNGRWKVKMAKFFKVYVVGCWPILALLAAVFLLLLMALQAFCSVYSCGRIFHINTNTTTK; this is encoded by the coding sequence ATGTCTTCTCTCCAAcaaactttctcatccaaatcCAGTTCGAACTTCAACGAGTTCCAATGGGTTATTCAAATCCGAAAAACACTAGAGGAAGAGCTCGATGATGACAGCGAAATCCCTGTTTCCGTTTTCAATGTACCGAAAACCCTTTTGGCCAGTGATCCTGATTCCTACACCCCACAAGAAGTTGCAATTGGTCCTTACCATTATTTGCGTCCGGAGCTCTACGAGATGGAGAGGTACAAAGTGGCTGCAGCTAAAAGAACACAAAAGAATCTACAGTGCCTTAAGTTCCAAAATCTTGTTGACCAATTGATAAATTTGGAGCCCCGGATTCGTGCTTGCTACCACAAGTACCTGGATTTCAATGGTGAGACACTAGGGTGGATGATGGCGATTGATGCATCGTTCTTGCTAGAGATTCTCCAAGTTTATGGAGCCAAAGAAGGGAAGATATTAACAAGAGTTTCCTCAAAGATGTCACGCTTGGTTGACTATTCAGGCAGGAACTCAGCACACCATTCAATTCTAAGGGACTTGGTAATGCTTGAGAACCAAATCCCACTATTTGTGTTGAGAAAAATGTCGGAGTTTCTATTCCAATCGTTGGAAACTGCCGACGAGATGCTGCTTTCGATGTTGATGGGATTGTGCAAAGAGCTTTCACCATTCAAGATGAAGGATGAGGACCTACCAAAGATCAAAGTCTCAGAATGTGCTCACTTGCTAGACTTTTTGTACCAAATGATCACCCCCATACTAGAACGCCAGCCCTCTGAAATTGTAGAAGCTGAGTTTGTAGAAGCTGAGGATCAAGGTGAAGGCACAGACGAAGACAAGGAGTCAAAATCTACGAAGAGCCCGAATAACGTTAAACAATTTCTTGAGGAAGTATGGAAGCTGCTGTCGAAACTAAGCAAAGGCCCCGTACGtcttcttaaaaaaatacttgTTTCCGGACCTATTAAAGTGATATTTAAATTGCCTTGGACAATCCTCTCCAGCCTTCCTGGATTTGCACTTTTGAAACAACCTGTTGCTTATTTATTCTCCtcccaagacaaagaagaaatcaaacccGAAAATGAGAGTTCCGTCAACAGACCGCCATTGGTAGAGGAGATTACAATCCCTTCTGTGTCCGATCTTATGAAATCCGGGGTCCGTTTTGTGCCAACAAATGGTTGCATTTCATCCGTCTCCTTTGATCCCAAAACAGTCACACTTTACCTCCCCGCAACTAGCTTAGATGTGAACACAGAGGTGATCCTGAGAAACTTGGTAGCTTATGAAGCATCAAATGCATCAGGGCAGTTGGTTTTTACACGCTACACAGAAATGATGAACGGGATTATAGACACGGAGGAGGACGCAAAGCTGCTTAGAGAAAAAGGTATAATTCTGAACCATTTGAAGAGTGATGAAGAAGTGGCCAATCTATTTAATGGTATGAGCAAGTCGATTCGGTTGACGAAAGTGCCATTCTTGGACCAGGCGATTGAAGATGTGAACAAGTATTACAACGGTAGATGGAAGGTTAAAATGGCAAAATTTTTCAAGGTTTATGTGGTTGGTTGCTGGCCAATTCTTGCTTTGCTGGCTGCCGTTTTTCTCTTGCTATTGATGGCATTGCAAGCGTTTTGCTCAGTTTATAGCTGCGGTCGCATATTTCACATCAACACTAACACTACTACTAAGTGA
- the LOC126611340 gene encoding uncharacterized protein LOC126611340 translates to TTVFEKLFKFRGNNLNNIVENPSHEGPDPGSGRYCFRLHENKVYYVSESLVKHATNIARTQLVSLGTCIGRFTHGGKFHLTVQCLSLLASNAKHKVWLKPTSEMSFLYGSHVLKGGLGRITENIVPGDGVVVFSMSDVPLGFEIAAKSTQDCRKLDPNGIVVLHQTDIGEYLRMEDEL, encoded by the coding sequence ACGACAGTGTTTGAAAAGCTGTTCAAGTTTAGAGGCAACAACCTCAATAACATTGTCGAGAACCCTTCTCATGAAGGCCCAGACCCTGGTTCAGGTCGTTACTGCTTTCGCCTCCACGAGAACAAAGTTTACTATGTTAGCGAGTCACTAGTAAAGCATGCTACAAATATAGCTCGGACCCAGTTAGTCTCTCTTGGCACCTGTATCGGTAGGTTCACTCATGGTGGCAAGTTCCATTTAACTGTTCAATGTCTGAGTTTATTGGCATCAAATGCTAAACACAAGGTCTGGCTCAAACCTACCTCCGAGATGTCGTTCTTGTACGGAAGCCATGTTTTGAAAGGTGGTTTGGGGAGGATTACAGAGAATATTGTGCCGGGTGATGGGGTGGTTGTGTTTTCAATGTCAGATGTGCCTTTGGGTTTCGAGATTGCTGCCAAGTCTACTCAAGATTGTAGGAAGTTGGACCCTAATGGAATTGTGGTGCTTCACCAGACTGATATTGGAGAGTACTTGAGGATGGAGGATGAGCTTTGA
- the LOC126611330 gene encoding putative UPF0481 protein At3g02645 yields MSSLQQTFSSKSSSNFNEFQWVMQIRKTLEEELDDGSEIPVSVFNVPKTLLASDPHSYTPQEVAIGPYHYFRPELYEMERYKVAAAKRTQKNLQCLKFQNLVDQLIKFEPWIRACYHKYLDFNGETLGWMMAIDASFLLEMLQVYGAKEGKILTRVSSKMSRLVDYSGRNSAHHAILRDLVMLENQIPLFVSRKMLEFQFQSLETADEMLLSMLMGLCKELSPFKMKDEDLPKIKVSECAHLLDFLYQMITPKLERRPSEIVEAEDQGEAADEDKESKSTKSLNYVKQLLKEVWKLLSKLNKGPVRLLKKILVSRPIKVIFKLPWTILSSLPGFARSKQPFASLFSTQDKEEIKPENESSVNIPPLVEEITIPSVSDLMESGVRFVPTKGCISSISFDPKTVTLYLPATSLDMNAEVILRNLVAYEASNASGQLVFTRYTEMMNRIIDKEEDAKLLRDKGIILNRLKSDEEVANLFNGMSKSIRLAKVPFLDQAIDDVNKYYNSRWKVKMAKMFKVYVVGCWPILSLLAAVFLLLLMTLQAVCSVYSCGRTFDINTTTTT; encoded by the coding sequence ATGTCTTCTCTCCAACAAACTTTCTCTTCCAAATCTAGTTCGAACTTCAACGAGTTCCAATGGGTTATGCAAATCCGAAAAACACTCGAGGAAGAGCTTGACGATGGTAGCGAAATCCCTGTTTCCGTTTTCAATGTCCCGAAAACCCTTTTGGCCAGTGATCCTCATTCCTACACCCCACAAGAAGTTGCAATTGGTCCTTACCATTATTTCCGTCCGGAGCTCTACGAGATGGAGAGGTACAAAGTGGCTGCAGCTAAACGAACACAAAAGAATCTCCAGTGCCTTAAGTTCCAAAATCTGGTTGACCAATTGATAAAGTTTGAGCCGTGGATTCGTGCTTGCTACCACAAGTACCTGGATTTCAATGGTGAGACTCTAGGGTGGATGATGGCGATTGATGCATCGTTCTTGCTAGAGATGCTCCAAGTCTATGGGGCCAAAGAAGGGAAGATTTTGACAAGAGTTTCTTCAAAGATGTCACGCTTGGTTGACTATTCAGGCAGGAACTCAGCACACCATGCAATTCTAAGGGACTTGGTAATGCTCGAGAACCAAATCCCACTATTTGTGTCGAGAAAAATGTTGGAGTTCCAATTCCAATCGTTGGAAACTGCCGACGAGATGCTGCTTTCGATGTTGATGGGATTGTGCAAAGAGCTTTCACCCTTCAAGATGAAGGATGAGGACCTGCCGAAGATCAAAGTCTCAGAATGTGCTCACTTGCTAGACTTTTTGTACCAAATGATCACCCCCAAGCTAGAACGCCGGCCCTCTGAAATTGTAGAAGCTGAGGATCAAGGTGAAGCCGCAGACGAAGACAAGGAGTCAAAATCTACGAAGAGCCTGAATTACGTTAAacaacttcttaaggaagtaTGGAAGCTGCTATCGAAACTAAACAAAGGGCCTGTACGTCTCCTTAAAAAAATACTTGTATCCCGACCTATTAAAGTGATATTTAAATTGCCTTGGACAATCCTCTCCAGCCTTCCTGGATTTGCACGTTCGAAACAACCTTTTGCTTCTTTATTCTCCacccaagacaaagaagaaatcaaacccGAAAATGAGAGTTCCGTCAACATACCGCCATTGGTAGAGGAGATTACAATCCCTTCTGTGTCTGATCTTATGGAATCCGGGGTCCGTTTCGTGCCAACAAAGGGTTGCATTTCATCCATCTCCTTTGATCCCAAAACGGTCACACTTTACCTCCCCGCAACTAGCTTAGATATGAACGCAGAGGTGATCCTGAGAAACTTAGTAGCTTATGAAGCATCAAATGCATCAGGGCAGTTGGTTTTTACGCGCTACACGGAAATGATGAACAGGATTATAGACAAGGAGGAGGACGCAAAGCTGCTTAGAGATAAAGGTATAATTCTGAACCGTTTGAAGAGTGATGAAGAAGTGGCCAATCTGTTTAATGGTATGAGCAAGTCGATTCGGTTGGCGAAAGTGCCATTCTTGGACCAGGCGATTGACGATGTGAACAAGTATTACAACAGTAGATGGAAGGTTAAAATGGCAAAAATGTTCAAGGTTTATGTGGTTGGTTGCTGGCCAATTCTTTCTTTGTTGGCTGCCGTTTTTCTCTTGCTATTGATGACATTGCAAGCGGTTTGCTCAGTTTATAGCTGCGGTCGCACATTTGACATCAACACAACCACTACTACTTAG
- the LOC126611339 gene encoding uncharacterized protein LOC126611339, whose amino-acid sequence MRPLDETETTTVFEKLFKFTGNNLKSIVENPSHEGPDPGSGRYCFRLHKNKVYYVSESLVKRATNIARTQLVSLGTCIGRFTHGGKFHLTVQCLSLLASNAKHKVWLKPTSEMSFLYGNHVLKGGLGRITENIVPGDGVVVFSMSDVPLGFGIAAKSTQDCRKLDPNGIVVLHQTDIGEYLRMEDEL is encoded by the coding sequence ATGAGACCCTTAGACGAGACTGAGACCACGACGGTGTTTGAAAAGCTGTTCAAGTTTACAGGCAACAACCTCAAAAGCATTGTCGAGAACCCTTCTCATGAAGGCCCAGACCCCGGTTCAGGTCGTTACTGCTTTCGCCTCCACAAGAACAAAGTTTACTATGTTAGCGAGTCACTAGTAAAGCGTGCTACAAATATAGCTCGGACCCAGTTAGTCTCTCTTGGCACCTGTATTGGTAGGTTCACTCATGGTGGCAAGTTCCATTTAACTGTTCAATGTCTAAGTTTATTGGCATCAAATGCTAAACACAAGGTCTGGCTCAAACCTACCTCCGAGATGTCGTTCTTGTACGGAAACCATGTTTTGAAAGGTGGTTTGGGGAGGATTACAGAAAATATTGTGCCGGGTGATGGGGTGGTTGTGTTTTCAATGTCAGATGTGCCCTTGGGTTTCGGGATTGCTGCCAAGTCTACTCAAGATTGTAGGAAGTTGGACCCCAATGGAATTGTGGTGCTTCACCAGACTGATATTGGAGAGTACTTGAGGATGGAGGATGAGCTTTGA
- the LOC126611336 gene encoding uncharacterized protein LOC126611336, whose translation MTRGKSFTLDQDVAVCNARLSVSLDPLTVVSQPKCISWDQVYQKYVEITGDQNERSRCSVQSRWKIILGSCNQFHECLTKIEEKQSGLTESNKVLQANILYLKLEKKRFAFSHCWEILQHNIKWKGLTPAKRSDIDTMVADWYDPPIVAANLNITSSPMRSGTRTMATDPNVDSSPKRSDPPTIAANLNINSSPKRSDPHSIATNPKNNSSYSLQSKETLVSQDTDKDPYYTAEFLKRKRSRRRAEKEAYKRSKVVETLDSRLCDVMEKLTKQLAEADDRKAKIAERKVKVMEEANEREQREHDDRIMSMDTTNMEPRARAYYEQRKNDVYFKTMAHSKNSSNMDLHTIAHYDHSDIYAKMMARES comes from the exons ATGACAAGGGGAAAATCGTTCACGCTGGATCAAGATGTGGCTGTTTGTAATGCTCGGTTAAGTGTCTCTCTGGATCCGCTCACTGTTGTTTCGCAACCTAAATGTATTTCCTGGGATCAAGTATACCAAAAATATGTTGAGATAACCGGTGATCAAAATGAGCGATCACGATGTTCTGTCCAGTCTAGATGGAAAATAATTCTTGGAAGTTGCAATCAGTTTCATGAATGTCTTaccaaaatagaagaaaaacaaagtggATTGACGGAATCTAACAAG GTTCTTCAAGCAAATATATTGTACTTGAAGCTTGAGAAGAAACGTTTTGCGTTCAGTCATTGCTGGGAAATTTTGCAACATAACATCAAATGGAAAGGTTTGACACCGGCAAAGAGGTCTGATATTGATACTATGGTTGCAGACTGGTATGATCCTCCTATTGTGGCTGCAAACCTGAACATCACTTCCTCACCGATGAGGTCTGGTACTCGTACTATGGCTACAGACCCAAATGTTGATTCCTCACCCAAGAGGTCCGATCCTCCTACTATTGCTGCAAACTTGAACATCAATTCCTCACCGAAGAGGTCTGATCCTCATTCTATAGCTACAAACCCGAAGAACAATTCCTCATACTCCTTACAATCAAAGGAGACTCTCGTCTCACAGGACACTGACAAAGATCCATATTATACAGCTGAATTTCTTAAAAGGAAACGATCCAGAAGAAGAGCAGAAAAAGAAGCATACAAGAGAAGCAAGGTAGTAGAAACTCTGGATTCTCGTTTATGTGACGTGATGGAGAAGCTTACCAAACAATTGGCCGAAGCAGATGACAGAAAGGCGAAAATTGCAGAAAGAAAGGTAAAGGTGATGGAGGAAGCGAATGAAAGGGAGCAAAGAGAGCATGATGACCGAATTATGAGTATGGACACCACCAACATGGAGCCACGCGCAAGAGCTTACTACGAGCAGCGAAAGAATGATGTTTATTTCAAAACTATGGCACACAGTAAAAACTCCTCCAATATGGATCTTCACACAATAGCTCACTACGATCATAGCGATATTTATGCGAAAATGATGGCACGCGAATCATAA